Proteins encoded together in one Ipomoea triloba cultivar NCNSP0323 chromosome 4, ASM357664v1 window:
- the LOC116016776 gene encoding monothiol glutaredoxin-S12, chloroplastic-like has product MAGTPATTTMAMTRGMASLSLTSSLRPLLPPRNTSTLCNRDNRNIRLCRSLTSLAKCVHRKRAPTLIRAMSDSSSSGLEDSVKKTVGENPVVVYSKTWCSYSGQVKSLFRRLGLDPLVVELDQMGQQGSQIQKVLEGLTGQRTVPNVFIGGKHIGGCSDTIELYQKGELENLLSEANARKA; this is encoded by the exons ATGGCGGGCACGCCTGCAACTACAACTATGGCTATGACTAGAGGCATGGCTTCCTTATCACTAACGTCTTCCCTTCGCCCTCTATTGCCTCCCCGCAACACATCTACGCTTTGCAATCGCGACAATCGAAACATCAGATTATGCAGAAGCTTAACGAGTCTTGCGAAATGTGTCCACCGAAAACGGGCGCCTACCCTGATTCGCGCCATGTCGGAttcctccagctccggcttgGAGGACAGCGTGAAGAAGACCGTCGGCGAGAACCCAGTCGTTGTCTACTCCAAAACTTGGTGCTC GTACTCCGGTCAGGTGAAATCTTTGTTCAGAAGGCTTGGCTTGGATCCACTTGTTGTTGAATTGGACCAAATGG GTCAGCAAGGATCACAAATTCAGAAGGTGCTGGAAGGCCTCACTGGACAGCGTACTGTTCCTAATGTGTTCATTG GGGGCAAACATATCGGTGGTTGTTCAG ATACCATCGAGCTGTATCAGAAAGGAGAACTCGAGAATTTGCTATCAGAAGCTAATGCCAGAAAAGCATAA
- the LOC116016777 gene encoding photosystem I reaction center subunit IV B, chloroplastic-like: MASCGMASAASEFLLTAKVVASNTTTPRAINMAMFPSKNTTTPARRLVVRAADEASAAPPPAAADGEAPPAKAAKPPPIGPKRGAKVRILRKESYWFKGVGSVVAVDQDPKTRYPVVVRFNKVNYANVSTNNYALDEVEEVK, encoded by the exons ATGGCAAGCTGCGGCATGGCATCAGCCGCGTCTGAGTTTCTGCTCACTGCTAAAGTGGTCGCCTCAAACACCACCACACCTCGGGCGATCAACATGGCAATGTTCCCTTCCAAGAATACCACCACCCCCGCCCGCAGGCTTGTCGTAAGGGCAGCCGACGAGGCCTCGGCTGCGCCACCACCGGCAGCCGCAGATGGTGAAGCTCCTCCCGCTAAAGCTGCCAAGCCACCTCCCATTGGACCCAAGAGAGGAGCCAAg GTGAGGATTCTAAGGAAGGAGTCATACTGGTTCAAGGGAGTTGGATCAGTTGTGGCAGTTGatcag GATCCCAAGACTAGGTATCCAGTAGTGGTGAGGTTCAACAAGGTGAACTATGCAAATGTATCAACCAACAACTATGCATTGGATGAGGTTGAAGAGGTGAAATGA
- the LOC116015242 gene encoding uncharacterized protein LOC116015242 encodes MNRRKTMTRRSITDDAQPSNVQCSSGSGFARGRDSDFRYVKSKAKRVRFADVNRAPISNNISDDFSTGFEATRDPRSGIPKTSEYAFFKKVMEGAIQRNQHSLNKESERKLKDAGHCYPNILRKENEKLKKSKTNDYTSSMSSRPRISHPKNVTTLDQNLQLSPQAALKCSGSNFKV; translated from the exons ATGAATCGAAGGAAGACGATGACGCGAAGGTCCATAACCGACGACGCACAACCGTCTAACGTCCAATGCTCTTCAGGCAGCGGCTTCGCTCGAGGCCGCGACTCCGACTTCCGATATG TCAAAAGCAAGGCAAAAAGAGTAAGATTTGCAGATGTTAACAGAGCTCCTATATCAAATAACATATCAGATGATTTTTCTACGGGATTTGAAGCGACCAGGGATCCCAGAT CTGGTATCCCCAAAACTTCAGAGTATGCTTTCTTTAAGAAAGTGATGGAGGGTGCCATTCAGCGTAATCAACATTCTCTGAATAAAGAAAGTGAACGTAAATTGAAGGATGCCGGGCATTGTTATCCAAATATTCTACGTAAAGAGAATGAAAAGCTGAAGAAGTCTAAAACTAATGATTACACTAGCA GCATGTCCAGTAGGCCCAGAATTTCACATCCTAAGAATGTCACAACACTAGATCAAAATTTGCAGTTATCACCACAAGCTGCTCTAAAATGTTCaggttcaaacttcaaagtgTGA
- the LOC116017770 gene encoding uncharacterized protein LOC116017770: MVTLLLSRLSPGLNENKGSKLKGNTGCSPVLTESDPSEMRHHQSYRIDLIEPEYGTCQSNELPSWSIGTREIIPVDWPAFASDNCFTKYNANTVSHNEMVDNNHGSKSETTKRLLKQIDSPVHLLFGRSGFTDRYHLMEPDSFYSLDESPKRETQILLLDWDFDNEKDEPEITLDADCCEDKINSQIATLWDSDLHKSIDTGHNTMTLCSRREPQALLLDWNFDNEKDEPEITLDADCCEDKINSQIATLWDSDLHKSIDTGHNTMTLCSRREPQALLLDWDFDKESDEPEIAINYCEDKMDLQIVTLRDADLQKSIETRDNTMALCSRREHQALLLDWDFDERDEPEIAINADCCEDKMDLQIVTLRDADIHRSINTGHNTMALCSSSLFSDHSPHFCMLPDFHSTSLHEELCRDFERNLEYKEYTITEPGCLSSLFDAEYLDPEEYGYSGNVISYFLDYHQDSPVQDFGEKCHLDSNAFLLPMEPNSLLATGFPRPNHSSQHSYRSAYTTQLEEAWNLGSSNSTVVGFRGEAFDSYERPTCNFQTSFDRMLGCPLLLKDSSCARSEEGTYLGSPNE; the protein is encoded by the exons ATGGTGACTTTGCTCCTTAGCCGTCTTTCCCCAGGTCTCAATGAGAATAAA GGTTCAAAGCTCAAAGGCAATACTGGCTGCTCACCTGTTCTAACAGAGTCAGATCCATCAGAGATGAGGCATCATCAAAGTTACAGAATAGACTTAATTGAACCAGAATATGGAACATGCCAAAGTAATGAACTTCCCAGTTGGTCTATTGGGACAAGAGAGATAATCCCTGTGGATTGGCCTGCCTTTGCTTCTGACAATTGTTTCACCAAATACAATGCAAATACTGTTTCACACAATGAAATGGTGGATAATAATCATGGTTCAAAAAGTGAAACAACTAAAAGATTGTTGAAACAGATTGATTCACCTGTGCACTTATTGTTTGGGAGATCTGGATTTACTGATCGGTATCATCTTATGGAACCAGATAGCTTTTATTCTCTGGACGAATCTCCAAAAAGGGAAACTCAAATCTTGTTGCTGGATTGGGATTTTGACAACGAGAAAGATGAACCTGAGATAACATTAGATGCTGACTGCTGTGAGGACAAGATCAATTCGCAAATTGCAACACTGTGGGATTCTGATCTCCACAAGAGCATAGACACTGGGCACAATACAATGACATTGTGTTCAAGAAG GGAACCTCAAGCCCTGTTGCTGGATTGGAATTTTGACAACGAGAAAGATGAACCTGAAATAACATTAGATGCTGACTGCTGTGAGGACAAAATCAATTCGCAAATTGCAACACTGTGGGATTCTGATCTCCACAAGAGCATAGACACTGGGCACAATACAATGACATTGTGTTCAAGAAG GGAACCTCAAGCCCTGTTGCTGGATTGGGATTTTGATAAGGAGAGTGATGAACCTGAAATAGCAATAAATTACTGTGAGGACAAAATGGATTTGCAAATTGTAACACTGAGGGATGCTGATCTCCAAAAGAGCATAGAGACTCGGGACAATACAATGGCATTGTGTTCAAGAAGGGAACATCAAGCCTTGTTGCTGGATTGGGATTTTGATGAGAGGGATGAACCTGAAATAGCAATAAATGCTGACTGCTGTGAGGACAAAATGGATTTGCAAATTGTAACATTGCGGGATGCTGATATCCACAGGAGCATAAACACTGGACACAATACAATGGCATTGTGTTCATCATCCTTGTTTTCTGACCATTCTCCACATTTTTGCATGTTGCCAGATTTCCATTCAACCAGTTTGCATGAGGAGCTATGCAGGGATTTTGAAAGGAATCTTGAGTATAAGGAATATACAATCACAGAACCAGGCTGCTTATCCTCATTGTTTGATGCAGAATATCTTGATCCTGAAGAATATGGTTATAGTGGCAATGTCATTTCCTATTTTCTAGATTATCATCAGGATAGTCCAGTCCAGGATTTCGGTGAGAAGTGTCATCTAGATTCTAATGCTTTCCTTTTGCCTATGGAACCGAACAGCTTACTAGCAACTGGTTTCCCTCGGCCAAATCATTCTAGTCAACATTCTTATAGAAGTGCATATACAACTCAGTTGGAGGAAGCATGGAACTTAGGCAGTTCAAATTCTACAGTAGTTGGTTTCCGAGGGGAAGCATTTGACTCTTATGAGCGGCCAACTTGTAACTTTCAAACATCTTTTGACAGAATGCTTGGATGTCCTTTGTTGCTTAAGGACTCAAGCTGTGCTAGATCAGAAGAGGGAACATATCTTGGCTCTCCTAATGAATGA
- the LOC116016147 gene encoding uncharacterized protein LOC116016147, translating to MEPWRCKYMQAEMYAVQNGKNRGLEKPIPGCLGRMVNLFDLNGSVAGNRLLTDKPHRDGSLSRSQSDVARMSPSEDQIEDKEIVSELRRNNSKMKANGTPMKMLIAEEMSKDMASKHNPPSVVAN from the exons ATGGAGCCATGGAGGTGTAAATATATGCAAG CTGAGATGTATGCTGTTCAGAATGGCAAAAATCGCGGTCTTGAGAAACCAATTCCAGGATGTTTGGGAAGAATggtaaacctttttgacttgaATGGCAGTGTTGCAGGGAACAGGTTGCTCACAGATAAACCTCATAGAGATG GTTCCCTCTCGAGGAGCCAATCAGATGTGGCAAGGATGTCTCCAAGTGAGGATCAAATTGAGGATAAAGAG ATTGTGTCTGAATTGAGgagaaataattcaaaaatgaaAGCAAATGGAACACCAATGAAGATGCTTATAGCAGAAGAGATGTCCAAAGACATGGCCTCCAAGCATAATCCACCTAGTGTTGTAGCAAATTAA